One window of Dermacentor albipictus isolate Rhodes 1998 colony chromosome 9, USDA_Dalb.pri_finalv2, whole genome shotgun sequence genomic DNA carries:
- the LOC135921827 gene encoding zinc finger protein 850-like: MPFHCHLCARNFMVKSTLKEHLRIHTGEKPLQCPSCPRRFPQKSSLNRHLCTHTGEKPFQCPSCPQRFSLKGNLNQHVRTHTGERPFKCPACPQSFSQTSTLNRHLHTHTGENQFHCHLCPQSFSLKSHLNQHLHTHTGEKPFHCPSCPPRFSLKSLLNQHLYTHTGEKPFQCPSCPRRFSQKGNLNLHLRTHTGEKPFQCPSCPQSFAQKNTLNRHLCTHTGEKPFQCPLCPRSFSQKYNLNQHLHTHTGEKPFQCPSCPQSFSQKTTLNQHLHTHRGEKPFHCRSCPERFSRRGSLNQHVRTHTGERPFQCPACPQSFSVKSQLNQHLCTHTGEKPFQCSSCPRSFSRKSTLNQHLCTHTGERPFQCPLCPQSFSRKSTLNQHLCTHTGEKPFQCPSCPQNFSRKSTLNQHLHTHTGEKPFHCPSCPQRFSLKSLLNQHLYTHTGEKPFQCPSCPRRFSQRGNLYQHLRTHTGEKPFQCPSCPQSFAQKDTLNRHLCTHTGEKPFQCPLCPQSFSQKNTLNRHLHTHTGEKPFQCPSCPQRFSLKGNLNQHVRTHTGERPFKCPACPQSFSQTSTLNRHLHTHTGEKQFHCPSCPQSFSVKSQLNQHLCTHTGEKPFQCSLCPQSFSRKSTLNQHVRTHTGERPFKCPACPQSFSQTSTLNRHLHTHTGEKPF, from the coding sequence ATGCCATTTCATTGCCATTTATGCGCTAGGAACTTCATGGTGAAGTCTACGTTGAAGGAACACCTGCGCATTCACACAGGAGAGAAGCCATTGCAGTGCCCTTCGTGTCCTCGAAGATTCCCACAAAAGAGTAGTCTTAATCGACACctgtgcacccacacaggcgagaagccatttcaatgcccttcgtgccctcagagATTTTCACTAAAGGGTAATCTGAACCAGCAtgtgcgcacccacacaggtgagaggccATTTAAGTGTCCTgcgtgccctcaaagcttctcacaaaCGAGTACTCTGAACCGACACCTGCACACCCATACAGGCGAGAACCAATTCCATTGCCATttgtgccctcaaagcttctcactGAAGAGTCATCTGAACCAACACCTGCACACCCATactggcgagaagccatttcattgcCCTTCGTGCCCTCCAAGGTTCTCACTAAAGAGTCTTCTGAACCAGCACCTGtacacccacacaggcgagaagccgtttcaatgcccttcgtgccctcGGAGATTTTCACAAAAGGGTAATCTGAACctacacctgcgcacccacacaggtgagaagccatttcaatgcccatcGTGCCCTCagagttttgcacagaaaaaTACTCTGAACCGACACCTGTGCACTCACACaggagagaagccatttcagtgccctttatGCCCTCGAAGCTTCTCGCAAAAGTATAACCTGAACcaacacctgcacacccacacaggcgagaagccatttcaatgcccttcatgccctcagagcttctcacaaaagactACTCTGAACCAACACCTGCATACCCATAGAGGagagaagccatttcattgcCGTTCGTGCCCTGAGAGATTTTCGCGTAGGGGTAGTCTGAACCAGCAcgtgcgcacccacacaggtgagaggccatttcagtgccctgcgtgccctcaaagcttctcagtAAAGAGTCAGCTGAACCAGCACctgtgcacccacacaggcgagaagccatttcagtgctctTCGTGCCCTCgaagcttctcacgaaagagtactctgaaccagcacctgtgcacccacacaggcgagaggccatttcagtgccctttgtgccctcaaagcttctcacgaaagagtactctgaaccagcacctgtgcacacacacaggtgagaagccatttcaatgcccatcATGCCCTCAGAACTTCTCACGAAAGAGTACTCTGAACCAACACCTGCACACCCATAccggcgagaagccatttcattgcCCTTCGTGCCCTCAAAGGTTCTCACTAAAGAGTCTTCTGAACCAGCACCTGtacacccacacaggcgagaagccatttcaatgcccttcgtgccctcGGAGATTTTCACAAAGGGGTAATCTGTAccaacacctgcgcacccacacaggtgagaagccatttcaatgcccatcGTGCCCTCAGAGTTTTGCACAGAAAGATACTCTGAACCGACACCTGTGCACTCACACaggagagaagccatttcagtgccctttatgccctcaaagcttctcacaaaagaatactctgaaccgacacctgcacacccacacaggcgagaagccatttcaatgcccttcgtgccctcagagATTTTCACTAAAGGGTAATCTGAACCAGCAtgtgcgcacccacacaggtgagaggccATTTAAGTGTCCTgcgtgccctcaaagcttctcacaaaCGAGTACTCTGAACCGACACCTGCATACCCATACAGGCGAGAAGCAATTCCATTGCCCTtcgtgccctcaaagcttctcagtAAAGAGTCAGCTGAACCAGCACctgtgcacccacacaggcgagaagccatttcagtgctctttgtgccctcaaagcttctcacgaaagagtactctgaaccagcatgtgcgcacccacacaggtgagaggccATTTAAGTGTCCTgcgtgccctcaaagcttctcacaaaCGAGTACTCTGAACcgacacctgcacacccacacaggcgagaagccattttaA